One genomic window of Candidatus Eisenbacteria bacterium includes the following:
- a CDS encoding ribose-phosphate pyrophosphokinase, with translation MTVKLATDRRLATAPGHEPESPRKRAAETRLRLFTGNANRPLAEAICEYLGTELGDATVDQFSDGETFVKINENIRGSDIFVFQPTFAPAKNLMELLVMIDAARRASAGRVTAVIPYFGYQRQDRKDQPRVPITAKLVANLITTAGADRVMTMDLHSAQIQGFFDIPFDHLYAAPVLVDYYLRLNIPNLIAVAPDIGSVKMARAYAKRLGVGLAVVDKRRPRPDAVEMMNVIGEVEGKNVVIFDDVVSTGATLVEAAEALKRAGARDIYAACTHAVLCGDAVEQIRRSSVRELIVTDSIPHDAILLAPKIKMLSVAGLLGEAIRRIHDEESLSSLFI, from the coding sequence ATGACGGTAAAGCTCGCTACGGATCGGCGTCTCGCCACGGCGCCCGGACATGAGCCCGAATCGCCCCGCAAGCGCGCCGCGGAGACGCGGCTGCGCCTGTTCACGGGAAACGCCAATCGGCCGCTGGCCGAAGCGATTTGCGAGTACCTCGGCACGGAGCTGGGGGACGCGACCGTCGACCAATTCTCGGACGGCGAGACCTTCGTAAAGATCAACGAGAACATCCGCGGCTCGGACATCTTCGTGTTCCAGCCGACGTTCGCTCCGGCGAAGAATCTCATGGAGCTGCTCGTGATGATCGACGCCGCGCGGCGGGCATCGGCCGGTCGTGTGACCGCGGTGATTCCGTACTTCGGATACCAGAGGCAGGATCGCAAAGATCAGCCGCGGGTTCCGATCACGGCCAAGCTCGTCGCCAACCTGATCACGACCGCGGGGGCCGACCGGGTGATGACGATGGATTTGCACTCGGCGCAGATCCAGGGATTCTTCGACATTCCCTTCGACCATTTGTACGCCGCGCCGGTCCTCGTCGACTACTACCTACGTCTGAATATCCCGAACCTGATCGCGGTCGCGCCGGACATCGGCAGCGTGAAGATGGCGCGCGCGTACGCGAAGCGGCTCGGGGTCGGGCTCGCGGTCGTCGACAAGCGCCGTCCCCGTCCCGACGCGGTGGAGATGATGAATGTCATCGGCGAGGTGGAAGGAAAGAACGTCGTGATCTTCGACGACGTCGTGAGCACGGGCGCGACGCTGGTCGAGGCCGCCGAAGCGCTCAAGCGCGCGGGGGCCAGGGACATCTACGCCGCGTGCACGCACGCCGTGCTCTGCGGGGACGCGGTCGAGCAGATCCGCCGGTCCTCGGTGCGCGAGCTGATCGTCACCGACAGCATCCCGCACGACGCGATCCTGCTCGCGCCGAAGATCAAGATGCTCTCGGTGGCGGGGCTTTTGGGGGAGGCGATCCGCCGCATCCACGACGAAGAATCGCTGAGCTCGCTTTTCATTTGA
- the rpsR gene encoding 30S ribosomal protein S18, with protein sequence MSREGESRSFRRKFCKLCFDKVDRIDYKDDRRLTRFITDRGKIVPRRISGTCARHQAQITEAVKRARVLALLPFTSEQYR encoded by the coding sequence ATGAGCCGTGAAGGCGAATCGAGATCGTTTCGAAGGAAATTCTGCAAGCTTTGCTTCGACAAGGTCGACCGGATCGACTACAAGGACGACCGCAGGCTCACGCGCTTCATCACGGATCGCGGGAAGATCGTTCCGCGTAGGATTTCGGGCACCTGCGCCCGCCACCAGGCCCAGATCACCGAGGCTGTGAAGCGCGCACGCGTTCTCGCGCTCTTGCCGTTCACCAGTGAGCAGTATCGCTGA
- the alaS gene encoding alanine--tRNA ligase, with protein MRKTSDELRRIFLEFFKDRGHPRLPHAPLVPMDDPTLLFTSAGMVQFKPYFSSPVPPPHRRAVTVQPCLRLTDLENVGLTVRHATFFEMLGNFSFGDYFKKEAIEWAWELTTSVLGMPPERLHPSVYREDREAFDLWAKHIGLGEKRVVRLGEKDNFWGPAGGSGACGPCSEIYWDQGPGTGCGRPECAPGCDCERYLEFWNLVFPEFDQSPSGERKPLPNRGIDTGMGLERLAMILQGAPSVFENDLLLPIGDAARRLGSAKAASTDRGRRAARVITDHVRALVFSCAEGVRPSNEGRGYVVRRLLRRAARFGKDLGIEGAFLSRLVPVVVSQMSRYEEYAYLTREESSVAAAILEEESRFARTLEQGVARFEETVAGLEKKRQTLFPGQVAFQLYDTYGFPIDLTVEMAAERGFTVDMPGYDAAMKEQRDRARREARFEARHNAGKWRVLTRGAHSEFVGYDRWEVQGVTIREVREAPASEAGPGGGATSVELTLDTTPFYAESGGQVADTGILESMPGVTRARLRIVDVYRDGDRIVHRGEFTEGGPETLAAGPYRAIVDAAERASTQRNHTATHLLHAALRQRFGSQLKQAGSLVAPDHLRFDFTHAKALTTEELHAIETLVNEKILEDLPVETEWTSLREAQEKGAMALFGEKYGDRVRQVIVPDFSRELCGGCHVRRTGEIGYLRIESEAAIASGTRRIEAVTGALAYRRAEEDRALLRELAARIGAGREQLPARIAALQEEVRRLEEAQAKRSREGLKSQVERLIEAALQSGDPPIVVAEVGAQGVEELREAGDLIRQKLPQGGGLLAASIEGKLSVVASVGSGLKGVLPAPDWAKDAVSIVEGKGGGKPEQAVAGARDASRIKEVLERGRAFARERLKGSAAGRKSG; from the coding sequence TCTGACGGTCCGGCATGCGACCTTCTTCGAGATGCTGGGTAATTTCTCCTTCGGCGATTACTTCAAGAAGGAGGCGATCGAGTGGGCCTGGGAGCTCACGACCTCGGTCCTGGGAATGCCGCCGGAGCGGCTCCATCCCTCCGTCTACCGCGAGGACCGAGAGGCGTTCGATCTCTGGGCGAAGCACATCGGCCTGGGCGAGAAGCGGGTCGTCCGGCTGGGCGAGAAGGACAATTTCTGGGGACCGGCCGGCGGCTCCGGCGCGTGCGGGCCCTGCTCGGAGATCTACTGGGATCAGGGGCCGGGCACGGGCTGCGGCCGTCCCGAGTGCGCGCCGGGGTGCGACTGCGAGCGCTACCTCGAGTTTTGGAATCTGGTGTTCCCGGAATTCGACCAGTCGCCGTCGGGAGAGCGAAAGCCGCTCCCGAATCGCGGGATCGATACCGGCATGGGTCTCGAGCGGCTCGCCATGATCCTCCAGGGCGCGCCCTCCGTGTTCGAAAACGACCTGCTGCTCCCCATCGGAGACGCGGCGCGAAGGCTCGGCTCCGCGAAGGCGGCCTCCACCGACCGCGGACGACGCGCGGCGCGCGTGATCACCGATCATGTCCGCGCGCTCGTGTTCAGCTGCGCCGAAGGCGTGCGCCCCTCGAACGAAGGGCGTGGGTACGTGGTTCGCCGGCTCCTACGCCGCGCGGCGCGCTTCGGGAAAGACCTCGGAATCGAGGGGGCCTTCCTCTCGAGGCTCGTGCCCGTCGTGGTCTCCCAGATGAGCCGGTACGAGGAATACGCGTATCTCACGCGCGAGGAGTCGTCCGTCGCCGCGGCAATCCTGGAAGAGGAAAGCCGGTTCGCGCGGACCCTCGAGCAGGGAGTTGCGCGGTTCGAGGAGACCGTGGCCGGCCTGGAAAAGAAAAGGCAGACGCTCTTTCCGGGGCAGGTCGCGTTTCAGCTGTACGACACCTACGGCTTTCCGATCGATCTCACGGTGGAGATGGCGGCGGAACGCGGTTTCACGGTCGACATGCCCGGCTACGATGCCGCGATGAAGGAGCAGCGGGACCGCGCTCGCAGGGAGGCGCGCTTCGAGGCCCGACACAACGCGGGGAAATGGCGCGTGCTCACGAGGGGAGCCCACTCCGAGTTCGTGGGCTACGATCGCTGGGAAGTCCAGGGTGTCACGATCCGCGAGGTCCGGGAGGCTCCGGCGAGCGAGGCTGGCCCGGGCGGAGGGGCCACCTCCGTGGAGCTCACCCTCGATACGACCCCGTTCTACGCGGAATCGGGCGGCCAGGTTGCGGACACGGGAATCCTGGAATCGATGCCGGGCGTCACGCGGGCGAGGCTCCGAATCGTCGACGTCTATCGCGATGGAGACCGCATCGTCCATCGGGGCGAGTTCACGGAGGGCGGGCCCGAGACGCTGGCGGCGGGCCCCTATCGCGCCATCGTGGACGCCGCCGAGCGCGCGTCGACGCAGCGGAATCATACGGCCACGCATCTCCTGCACGCGGCGCTGAGGCAGCGTTTCGGATCCCAGCTCAAACAGGCCGGGTCGCTCGTCGCGCCGGATCACCTCCGGTTCGATTTCACGCACGCGAAGGCGCTCACGACCGAGGAACTCCACGCGATCGAGACCCTGGTGAACGAGAAGATCCTCGAGGATCTCCCGGTCGAGACCGAATGGACCTCGTTGAGGGAAGCCCAGGAGAAGGGCGCCATGGCGCTCTTCGGCGAAAAATACGGCGATCGCGTCCGGCAGGTGATCGTTCCAGACTTCAGCCGCGAGCTCTGCGGCGGATGCCACGTGCGGCGCACCGGGGAAATCGGGTATCTCCGGATCGAGTCGGAGGCCGCGATCGCGTCGGGGACGAGGCGCATCGAGGCGGTCACCGGGGCGCTCGCGTACCGGCGCGCCGAAGAGGACCGCGCGCTCCTGCGCGAGCTCGCCGCGCGGATCGGCGCTGGGCGCGAGCAGCTCCCGGCGCGCATCGCGGCGCTTCAAGAAGAGGTGCGAAGGCTCGAGGAGGCGCAGGCGAAGCGGAGCCGGGAGGGGCTGAAATCGCAGGTGGAGCGGTTGATCGAGGCCGCGCTTCAGTCCGGGGATCCCCCGATCGTCGTGGCCGAGGTGGGCGCGCAGGGCGTCGAAGAGCTTCGGGAGGCCGGCGACCTGATCCGCCAGAAGCTGCCGCAGGGGGGCGGGCTCCTGGCCGCGTCGATCGAGGGCAAGCTTTCGGTCGTCGCCTCGGTGGGCTCAGGCCTCAAGGGAGTCCTGCCCGCGCCCGACTGGGCCAAAGACGCGGTATCGATCGTCGAGGGAAAGGGAGGCGGAAAGCCGGAGCAAGCCGTGGCCGGCGCCCGCGACGCATCGCGCATCAAGGAGGTGCTCGAGCGCGGACGGGCGTTCGCGCGCGAGCGGCTGAAGGGCTCCGCCGCGGGGAGGAAATCGGGATGA
- the spoVG gene encoding septation regulator SpoVG, producing MTLEITEVRISLRDDDKLKAFASMTFNDAFVIRGLKIIEGTNGMFVAMPSRKRPDGTYQDVAHPINNETRKFIEDRILAEYEKERAKQPPLALSM from the coding sequence ATGACGCTCGAAATCACCGAGGTCCGTATTTCCCTTCGGGACGATGACAAGTTGAAAGCCTTCGCGAGCATGACCTTCAACGACGCGTTTGTGATTCGAGGCCTCAAGATCATCGAGGGGACGAACGGCATGTTCGTGGCCATGCCCAGCCGGAAGCGGCCCGATGGGACGTACCAGGATGTGGCGCATCCCATCAACAACGAAACCCGGAAATTCATCGAGGATCGGATCCTCGCTGAATACGAAAAGGAGCGAGCCAAGCAGCCGCCCCTCGCCCTCAGCATGTAG
- a CDS encoding aminoacyl-tRNA hydrolase: MVVGLGNPGSEHEGTRHNAGFMAVDLLTRKLRRFSGWRREGLVMRGEGRAGRHRISLVKPETYMNRSGQAFRALLAEGWIPSEILVVLDDVYLPLGSIRLRASGGTGGHQGLESIREEAGTTEFPRLRIGVGPAPASADLPDYVLSPFHEEERARLPEVLEGAASAAYDAAASGLTKAMNRWNRFGLDPVEE, from the coding sequence GTGGTGGTCGGTCTCGGCAATCCGGGCTCCGAGCACGAGGGGACGCGGCACAACGCCGGCTTCATGGCGGTGGATCTCCTGACCCGAAAGCTCCGCCGCTTCAGCGGATGGCGGCGCGAGGGCCTCGTCATGCGGGGCGAGGGACGGGCCGGCCGGCACCGGATCTCCCTGGTCAAGCCGGAGACCTACATGAATCGAAGCGGCCAGGCGTTCCGGGCGCTCCTCGCGGAAGGATGGATTCCGTCGGAGATATTGGTGGTGCTCGACGACGTCTACCTCCCGCTCGGCTCGATCCGGCTCCGCGCTTCGGGCGGCACCGGCGGGCATCAGGGGCTCGAATCGATCCGCGAGGAGGCCGGTACGACGGAATTCCCGAGGCTCAGGATCGGTGTCGGGCCCGCGCCGGCATCCGCGGATCTTCCCGATTATGTGCTCTCGCCTTTTCACGAGGAGGAACGTGCGCGGCTTCCGGAAGTGCTCGAGGGGGCGGCGAGCGCGGCGTACGACGCGGCGGCGTCGGGATTGACCAAGGCCATGAACCGTTGGAACCGATTCGGACTCGACCCGGTTGAGGAGTGA
- the rpsF gene encoding 30S ribosomal protein S6 translates to MKIYETTIIFDPGLEEARINDEVERLSQSIGAAGGEVIEVQRWGKRKLAYNIRKRRDGTYIHIKHKSPPELIGEMDRRFRLNESVLRHLTVLAAKESPRTAEEPGRVAETAAAGAETASTRREIHEP, encoded by the coding sequence ATGAAGATCTACGAGACGACGATTATTTTCGACCCCGGCCTCGAAGAAGCCCGCATCAACGACGAAGTGGAACGCCTCTCGCAGAGCATCGGCGCGGCGGGCGGCGAGGTGATCGAGGTGCAGCGCTGGGGAAAGCGGAAGCTCGCCTACAATATCCGCAAGCGCCGCGACGGAACCTACATTCACATCAAGCACAAGAGCCCGCCGGAGCTTATCGGCGAGATGGACCGCCGCTTTCGCTTGAACGAGAGCGTGCTCCGGCATCTGACCGTCCTCGCGGCGAAGGAATCGCCGCGGACGGCTGAAGAACCGGGCCGCGTCGCGGAGACCGCTGCGGCGGGCGCGGAGACCGCATCGACGAGGAGAGAGATCCATGAGCCGTGA
- a CDS encoding SIS domain-containing protein — protein MRRTFAESAATLIAVFARELDAIERMARLVGATVAAGRTVFFCGNGGSAAEAQHLATEFVARFVRDRGALPAVALSADGSVLTAVGNDYGFERVFARQIEGLGRRGDLLVAMTTSGRSRNILEAVRAARARGLSVIGMTGEAGSAFARRCDAALVVPSRETARIQEVHLLVGHILCERAEDAAPARRAREAGPARRAGRAEKRRG, from the coding sequence ATTCGCCGCACCTTCGCGGAGAGCGCCGCCACGCTCATCGCGGTTTTCGCGCGGGAGCTCGATGCGATCGAGCGCATGGCCCGCCTCGTGGGCGCGACGGTCGCCGCGGGGCGCACGGTGTTTTTCTGCGGCAACGGCGGGAGCGCGGCCGAGGCGCAGCATCTGGCCACGGAGTTTGTCGCGCGTTTCGTCCGCGACCGCGGTGCGCTTCCGGCCGTGGCGCTCAGCGCGGACGGCTCGGTGCTCACGGCGGTGGGAAACGACTACGGGTTCGAGCGCGTCTTCGCACGGCAAATTGAAGGGCTCGGGCGGCGAGGCGACCTCCTGGTCGCGATGACCACGAGCGGGCGCTCCCGCAACATCCTGGAAGCCGTGCGGGCCGCGCGGGCACGCGGGCTCTCCGTGATCGGCATGACCGGCGAAGCGGGATCCGCTTTCGCGCGCCGCTGCGACGCCGCGCTCGTCGTTCCCTCGCGCGAGACCGCGCGGATCCAGGAGGTGCATCTTCTCGTGGGACACATCCTTTGCGAGCGCGCGGAGGATGCCGCGCCCGCGCGACGCGCCCGAGAAGCCGGCCCGGCCAGGCGGGCCGGGCGCGCGGAGAAACGCCGGGGATGA
- a CDS encoding 50S ribosomal protein L25, with product MAIVSLEAARRAEVGKGVARKLRAGGRVPAVYYGRGEDSIPLTVSLKELESVIHAADGSNVIVDLKVSGDKAKDRKALIREIQRDPVAGLILHLDLQHISLTERITVEVPIVLVGTPIGVKDAGGILEHLLREVEVECLPTEIPAKLEVDVSGLAIGDSLHVRDIKTERAEIKTEMDRAIAAVVPPTILEEVKPAEEVVAAEPELIAKEKKEEAAETEEGGKQG from the coding sequence ATGGCGATCGTTTCTCTGGAAGCCGCGCGGCGTGCCGAGGTCGGCAAGGGGGTTGCGCGAAAACTGCGCGCCGGCGGCCGCGTTCCCGCGGTCTACTACGGGCGCGGCGAGGATTCGATCCCGCTCACGGTCAGCCTGAAGGAGCTGGAATCGGTGATCCACGCCGCCGACGGCAGCAACGTGATCGTGGATCTGAAGGTGTCGGGAGACAAGGCCAAGGACCGCAAGGCCCTGATCCGGGAAATCCAGCGCGATCCGGTCGCGGGACTGATCCTTCATCTGGATCTCCAGCATATTTCGCTCACCGAGCGGATCACGGTGGAGGTGCCGATCGTGCTCGTGGGCACGCCCATCGGCGTCAAGGACGCGGGGGGCATCCTCGAGCATCTCCTTCGCGAGGTCGAGGTCGAGTGCCTTCCGACCGAGATCCCGGCGAAGCTCGAGGTGGACGTGAGCGGCCTCGCCATCGGCGACTCGCTCCATGTGAGGGACATCAAGACCGAGCGCGCCGAGATCAAGACCGAGATGGACCGGGCGATCGCGGCGGTCGTGCCGCCGACGATCCTCGAGGAAGTGAAGCCCGCGGAAGAGGTGGTGGCGGCCGAACCCGAGCTGATCGCCAAGGAGAAGAAGGAGGAGGCCGCGGAGACCGAAGAGGGAGGCAAGCAAGGTTAG
- a CDS encoding decaprenyl-phosphate phosphoribosyltransferase, with product MIRYIVQSMRIYQWTKNLVLFAGLMFTLKFLDPPYVRDTVLGFFFFSLAVSGMYIVNDILDIERDRLHATKRDRPIAAGKVPIPVAAGWALGFLAVGVGGAFLLGARFGWTAAGYAALTLTYSLFLKQVVLLDVVTLALGFVLRATAGVELIRDRAVQSGEEVILSPWLLVCAFFLALFLAIGKRRHELATLEGDARRHRAALGEYTPRLLDQLVAVVTSATVLAYSVYTISPETISKFGGRPLYLTIPFVLYGIFRYLYLMYAEEKGGNPSEHLFRDRPTLVNVILWGAALLAILYGPVG from the coding sequence ATGATCCGGTATATCGTCCAATCGATGCGGATCTATCAGTGGACGAAGAATCTCGTTCTTTTCGCGGGCCTCATGTTCACGCTGAAGTTCCTCGATCCGCCGTACGTGCGAGACACGGTCCTGGGCTTTTTCTTCTTCTCGCTCGCCGTTTCCGGCATGTACATCGTGAACGACATCCTGGACATCGAGCGCGACCGGCTCCACGCGACGAAGCGGGACCGGCCGATCGCCGCCGGAAAGGTTCCGATCCCCGTCGCAGCCGGTTGGGCTCTCGGCTTCCTCGCGGTCGGGGTGGGGGGAGCGTTCCTCCTGGGGGCGCGTTTCGGTTGGACGGCGGCGGGGTATGCGGCGCTCACGCTCACCTATTCCCTGTTTCTCAAGCAGGTCGTGCTGTTGGACGTCGTCACGCTGGCGCTCGGATTCGTGCTGAGGGCGACCGCGGGAGTCGAGCTGATCCGGGACCGCGCGGTGCAGAGCGGCGAGGAGGTGATCCTCTCGCCGTGGCTGCTGGTATGCGCGTTTTTTCTCGCGCTCTTTCTTGCGATCGGCAAGCGCCGGCACGAGCTGGCCACGCTGGAGGGGGACGCGCGGCGCCATCGCGCCGCGTTGGGGGAGTACACGCCCCGGCTGCTCGACCAGCTCGTCGCGGTCGTGACGAGCGCCACGGTGCTCGCCTACTCGGTGTACACCATCTCGCCGGAGACGATTTCGAAATTCGGCGGACGCCCTCTCTACCTCACCATCCCTTTCGTGCTCTACGGTATTTTCCGGTACCTGTACCTCATGTACGCCGAAGAAAAGGGAGGCAACCCCTCGGAGCATCTCTTCCGCGACCGGCCGACCCTCGTGAACGTGATCCTCTGGGGAGCCGCGCTGCTCGCGATCCTCTATGGTCCCGTCGGTTGA
- the ispE gene encoding 4-(cytidine 5'-diphospho)-2-C-methyl-D-erythritol kinase codes for MAAPHALRVRCPAKINLGLWILGRRPDGYHEVDTILQSVSLEDELLLEEARHGLELEARGIRIPKSGANIIERAWSLIGERARNKLRGVRVRLTKRIPIGAGLGGGSSDAAGFLLGVNRLLALGFVDAQLREMASALGADVPFFLRGGTARGRGRGDEVRHLCPLPGAWIVLATPPIAVSTTWAYGRARIRLTPPGTGASILAAAIERQDWGSISELLHNDFEDVVLPDFEVVARVRRSLRGGGVLGSLLSGSGSTVFGLALTQDGAQRAAERAAAAGATIHVVRTTERGVALAGSP; via the coding sequence GTGGCGGCCCCCCACGCGCTCCGAGTGCGCTGCCCGGCGAAAATCAACCTCGGCCTTTGGATCCTGGGCCGCCGGCCGGACGGCTATCACGAGGTCGATACGATCTTGCAGAGCGTGTCGCTCGAAGACGAGCTTCTCCTGGAAGAGGCGCGTCATGGGCTCGAGCTCGAGGCGCGTGGGATCCGGATTCCGAAAAGCGGCGCCAACATCATCGAGCGGGCGTGGTCTTTGATCGGGGAGCGCGCGCGGAACAAGTTGCGCGGCGTGCGCGTACGGCTCACGAAGCGCATCCCGATCGGTGCGGGCCTGGGAGGCGGAAGCAGCGATGCGGCTGGATTTCTCCTCGGGGTGAACCGGTTGCTCGCGCTGGGGTTCGTCGATGCGCAGCTCCGGGAGATGGCCTCGGCGCTGGGCGCCGACGTTCCGTTCTTCTTGAGGGGCGGGACGGCCCGAGGGAGGGGGCGGGGAGACGAGGTGAGACATCTTTGTCCTCTGCCGGGCGCCTGGATCGTACTCGCGACGCCACCTATCGCAGTTTCAACAACTTGGGCCTATGGCCGGGCCAGAATTCGGTTGACACCCCCGGGCACCGGCGCTAGTATCCTGGCCGCGGCGATCGAGCGGCAGGACTGGGGCTCGATCTCGGAGCTTTTGCACAACGATTTCGAGGACGTTGTCCTTCCGGACTTTGAGGTGGTCGCAAGGGTCAGGCGTTCGCTCAGAGGGGGCGGCGTCCTAGGCTCGCTTCTGTCCGGTAGTGGTTCCACGGTTTTCGGGCTCGCACTGACGCAGGATGGGGCGCAACGGGCGGCGGAGAGGGCCGCCGCCGCGGGGGCGACGATCCACGTCGTGCGTACCACCGAACGAGGCGTGGCGCTGGCAGGGAGTCCGTAA
- the rfbD gene encoding dTDP-4-dehydrorhamnose reductase, producing MRILVTGAEGILGKAIREWLASGNTLYLWGRDEVDVRDRQRVFAAAKGIEFDAVIHAAAMTAVDRCETELDLAMATNRDGTRHVASLASERGATFVYLSTDYVFDGTKSGPYLEDDPPKPINAYGRSKLAGEEVARDVAEKHLTVRTSWVFGEGGANFVDAIAEKLKRGESPEVVTDQRGSPTYARDLARGIEKLLRLGATGTVHVTNSGSTTWHGFAVEIARYLGSPLPVRETTSDRFVRPAPRPKNSVLCGERFRAITGESLPRWEHAVHDYLGRRSALRGAAA from the coding sequence ATGCGCATCCTCGTCACGGGCGCGGAAGGCATCCTCGGCAAGGCGATCCGGGAATGGCTCGCCTCGGGGAACACCCTCTACCTCTGGGGGCGCGATGAGGTCGACGTGCGGGACCGGCAGCGGGTGTTCGCGGCGGCGAAGGGGATCGAATTCGACGCGGTGATCCATGCGGCGGCGATGACCGCGGTGGACCGCTGCGAGACCGAGCTCGATCTGGCGATGGCCACGAACCGGGACGGAACGCGCCACGTCGCATCGCTCGCCTCCGAACGGGGCGCGACCTTCGTCTACCTGAGCACCGACTACGTTTTCGACGGGACGAAGAGCGGGCCGTATCTGGAGGACGATCCGCCCAAGCCGATCAACGCCTACGGGCGAAGCAAGCTCGCCGGGGAGGAGGTTGCGCGCGATGTGGCGGAGAAGCATCTCACGGTCCGCACCTCGTGGGTGTTCGGCGAGGGCGGGGCGAACTTCGTGGACGCGATCGCGGAGAAGCTGAAGCGGGGCGAGTCGCCGGAGGTCGTGACCGATCAACGCGGATCCCCGACCTACGCGCGCGACCTGGCCCGCGGGATCGAGAAGCTCCTGAGGCTCGGCGCGACCGGGACCGTGCACGTGACGAACTCGGGGAGCACGACGTGGCATGGGTTCGCCGTCGAGATCGCGCGCTATTTGGGCTCGCCGCTGCCGGTGCGGGAGACCACGTCGGATCGATTCGTGCGCCCCGCGCCGCGGCCGAAGAACTCGGTCCTCTGCGGCGAACGCTTTCGCGCGATCACCGGAGAGTCGCTGCCGCGCTGGGAGCACGCGGTCCACGATTACCTCGGCCGCCGGTCGGCACTGCGCGGGGCGGCGGCTTGA
- a CDS encoding glucose-1-phosphate thymidylyltransferase, translating to MKALILSGGKGTRLRPITHTGAKQLIPVGNKPILFYGVEAIRDAGITDVGIVVGDTEPEIRGALGDGSALGIKTTYIRQEAPLGLAHAVKVSRDFMRDDSFVMYLGDNLILDGITALVREFERDRPNSQILLAHVPNPQEFGVAELEGTRVKRLTEKPKEPKSDLALVGVYMFDSNIFEAVNRIKPSFRNELEITDAIQWLIDHGKNVHCHIISGWWKDTGKLEDMLEANRMVLSRAKRLLRGNLDGTSRTEGEVIVGAGTTVENSILRGPLIVGERCVIKNSYIGPFTSIYDEVTIRNSEIEHSIVLERCTIQDIPVRIEASLIGKEVRIQRSQLKPTAYRFMVGDSSLVDVL from the coding sequence ATGAAGGCGCTCATTCTGAGCGGCGGCAAGGGGACCCGGCTCCGTCCCATCACCCACACCGGGGCGAAGCAGCTCATCCCCGTGGGCAACAAGCCGATCCTCTTCTACGGGGTCGAGGCGATCCGCGACGCGGGCATCACCGACGTGGGCATTGTCGTCGGCGACACCGAGCCCGAGATCCGCGGGGCGCTGGGGGACGGATCGGCCCTGGGGATCAAGACCACCTACATCCGCCAGGAAGCGCCGCTCGGCCTGGCCCACGCGGTCAAAGTCTCGCGCGATTTCATGCGGGACGATTCCTTCGTCATGTACCTGGGGGACAACCTGATCCTGGACGGGATCACGGCGCTCGTTCGCGAGTTCGAGCGCGACCGGCCGAACAGCCAGATCCTGCTCGCGCACGTGCCCAATCCCCAGGAGTTCGGCGTCGCCGAGCTCGAGGGAACCCGCGTGAAGCGGCTCACCGAGAAGCCGAAGGAGCCGAAGTCGGACCTGGCGCTCGTCGGCGTCTACATGTTCGACTCGAACATCTTCGAGGCGGTCAACCGGATCAAGCCGTCGTTCCGAAACGAGCTCGAGATCACGGACGCGATCCAGTGGCTGATCGACCACGGCAAGAACGTCCACTGCCACATCATTTCGGGATGGTGGAAGGATACCGGGAAGCTCGAAGACATGCTGGAGGCGAACCGGATGGTCCTTTCGCGCGCGAAGCGGCTTCTGCGCGGGAACCTGGACGGGACGTCCCGCACGGAGGGGGAGGTCATCGTCGGCGCGGGCACCACCGTTGAGAATTCGATCCTCCGCGGCCCGCTCATCGTCGGCGAGCGCTGTGTCATCAAGAACTCCTACATCGGCCCCTTCACGTCGATCTACGACGAGGTCACGATTCGAAACAGCGAGATCGAGCATTCGATCGTTCTCGAGCGATGCACCATCCAGGATATCCCGGTGCGGATCGAAGCGAGCCTGATCGGCAAGGAGGTGCGGATCCAGCGCTCGCAGCTCAAGCCGACCGCGTATCGCTTCATGGTCGGCGATTCCAGCCTGGTGGACGTGTTGTAG